Below is a genomic region from Methanomicrobiales archaeon.
GCCCGTCCTTCACCCGGGCGAGGTGGACGTCCGTCCCGCGGGGGGCCTCGTTCGCAGCCCAGCCCAGGGAGCCGTCGCCCTGCGGGATCTCGTCTGCGATCACCCTGCCGCTCGGATTCAGCTCGTCGAGGGCGCGGATCATGGCATATACCGTGTCGGGATACTCCATCTGGCGGGCAACCTGCTGGCCGATGGTGCCCTTCTCGTCGAAGTTCTTGAACTTCACCAGGCGGGCGCGGGGGCCGACCTCGACGGGCTGGCCGTCGTAGAGCGGGACGCCCGTGCAGGCCTCCATCTGGGGGTTCGCCTTCGTGCCGGCCTTGGTGGTGCCGCCGATCGGGTAGGTCGGGTCCTCGTAGTTGATCTCGACCTCGCCCATATACCAGTCCCAGGGGCGGACGTCCATCCAGCGGTCCGGATCCCAGGTCGGATTCTCATCAAGGCTGCTGCTGCCGTAGACCGGGTGCGTTGCCATGTAACCCTGGTCATGGTAGCCGAGATCCTTCGGGATCGGGATCTGCCTGCCGCCGACCTCCGCCCAGTCCCGCTTCTGGTAGTTGCGCAGAACGGCGATCATGAACTCCATCTGCTCCTGGGCCAGCACCCGCGCCTCCTTGGCCAGGTCGTACATCTTGGCCTTCGCACGCGGAGTCACGTTCCTGTACATGCCGCCGACGCGGGGGTTGCTGGGGTGAATCGCTTCGCCGCCGGCGATCTCGCCGATGGTCTGTCCGATCTCGCGGAGCCGCTGGATGCGCTTGGCCACGCTCCGCACCGGCTCCTCCTTCGTGAAGGGATTGATCTTCGCATCGGTTCCGGGGATGTACATGTCCGGCAGCGTCAGCACGTTGTGCAGGGCTATGCTGTGCAGACGGTTCGCGCACTGCAGGATGACCCTCAGCAGGTACGCATCCCGGGGAATCTCACAGCCGATGGACGCTTCCATCGCCTCGACGCCGGCGAGGGTGTGCGCGATCGGACAGATGCCGCAGACCCGGGAAGCAATCTTGGGGACCTGCTCCATCGTCTTTCCGACGGCGAGCCTCTCGACACCCCGCACCGGCGTGATGGAGAGCCAGTCGCCGCGCTCGACGATCCCCTCGTCGTTGATCTTCAGGACGAGCTTGGAGTGCCCCTCGTGCCTCGTGGTTGGAGAAATCTCTACAACTTTCGACAATTATATCGCCTCAACCTTGTTGGCTTGTTCGAACTGCGATGCGGTATGCTTGCGCATCCACTCCCCCGATGGGTCGACACGCCGCTGCTTGGGCTACCGTGTCAACAAGTCGCGAGGAGATGGTCTGGTACGATAACCATAGTATTTTCCTTTTCATCTCCTATTAATACCTTTCATATGAGCGGAGCTCAATATGGCGCAGCATCCGCGGATGGATGCAAATCTACTGTTATTTAATAATAATAAATCCATTCCCAAAAATAAATTATACATATATATTTAACTATTTGAACTCCCTTTAATCCGCCTTGCGTTGCCGATATCCAATACTGCAAGGCAGTATCGCATGGCAGTTGAATGCGGGTATGCCATCGATCTACTTAAACCTGTCGAAAAGAACCGGCAGGTGCACGGGATTCGGAATTCAGGGACTGCGATCGCACATTCCGGCAGAGTATGCCCGGATGGACACGAATGCCGGGATGGTGTGCGGATGCCTCTGACCTTGCGGTCGGGGCATCCCTGCGGGTTCCGCTGATCTCATCGCGCTGGGAGCCGGATCTCCGAGACGGCGCCTTGAGTACCCAATCTTCCGCCACCTCCCACGTTCCTGAGCCTCCCTGCGCAGGCCGCGCGTTCTCCCGCACTCCCCGGCATCGGTCGCCATGCAGGGCGTGCCGGAAGGATTCCGGGACACTCCCGGGAAGCAGGCTCTCCCCCGGCGATCTCCGCAGCTGGCGGCTCGCCTTCCTCCGCCCCTTCGATCTCCCGATCCCTGCCCGGAAAGCCGCCCGGGAAACCGGAGTCGCACATCCGCGCGGAAGTCGCAGGACGGCATCCGATCGCGGCTCTCTCGTCGACTGCGGGTATCGGCCACCGCCGCAGGTTCGGGCGGGGAACGGTCTGCTCCGGCAGCATCGGGACATCCTGGAGATTCGCAGGTGAGGGCGCCGGCGCAGCAGGGAGAGAGATGCCTGCGAACCTCCCGCGAGCGGCATGCCGTCGCAGGTCGTATCGGGGGCGGGTTGTACGCAATCATAAAAAGTTATTATTTTGCAGTTCCGTACTCTCCTTCTGCAGACCCTGGAGAGAGGCCGGCTTGGACGATTTACTCTTGAAGCTGAAGGAGATCCTGAGAGACCACCCGAAAGGTCTGAGCGTGTCGGATATCTCGAAACGGCTGCAGATGAACAGGAACTCCGTGGCAAAGTATCTCGATATCCTGACGATGGCCGGGCACGTGGAGATGCGATCCTACGGTACGGCCAAGGTCTTCTTCCTCTCGCAGCGGGTTCCCGCCTCGGCCCTGCTGAAGTACTCCTCGGCGTTCGTCGCGATCTGCGACAGGCACGGGAAGCTGATCCAGATCAGCGATAACTTCCTGCAGTTCCTGGCGATGGAGAGGGATGCCGTCGTCGGGTGCAACCTCGCGGATCACTGCCTGCCCCTTCTCTCCGAACCGCCCCTCCTCGCCAGGATCCGGGATCCCAACTTCCGCCAGGAGTACACGTACGATGCGGCCCTCTCCCGCGGAGGGCAGGAGCTCTTCTTCCGGGTGAAACTCATCCCCACCGATTTCGACGACGGGAGCCCCGGAACCACGATCGTGATCGAGGACACCACGGCCGAGCGGCGCTACGAGAGGGCGCTCCGCGAGAGCGAGGAGCGTTTCCGGGCGGTTGCCGATCTCTCGCCCTTCCCGATCGCCATCATCGATCGGGACGGGACGTACCTCTACATCAACCCCCGGTTCACGGAGGTGTTCGGCTACACGCGGGAGGACGTCCCCAACGGCAGAGCCTGGTTCGACCGGGCGTTCCCGGATGCCGGCTGCCGCAAGGAGGCGATATCGGCCTGGATCGCCGATCTGGCCTCGCATGGCGTGGGGCAGACGCGGCCCCGGCAGTTCGCCGTGCGGTGCAGGGACGGCGGGACGAAGACGATCGTGTTCCGCCCCGTCACGCTCTCCGACGGCCGGCAGTACGTCACCTACGAGGACATCACCGCGATCCGCACGGCGGAGGACGAGCTCCGCCAGATGGTGGATACGATGCAGAATATCGTCGATTTTCTGCCCGACGCCACCTTCGTGATCGACAGCGAGCGTCGGGTGATCGCCTGGAACCGCGCCATGGAGGACCTGACCGGCGTGCCGCGCGGGGAGATGCTGGGCAGGAGCGATTACGCCTACGCCGTCCCCTTCTACGGCTCGTTCCGCCCCATCCTCATCGATCTGGTCGATCGGGAGATCCCCGAGATCGAGAGGCGCTACCGCCTCTTCCGCCGGGAGAGGGGCACGGTCATCGCGGAGGGGTACCTGAAGCTGCCGCACGACTCCCGGGAGCGGCTCCTCCAGGGGAAGGCAGCCCCCCTCTTCGAAAGCCGGGGGAAGCGGATGGGAGCGATCCAGTCGATCCGGGACATCACCTCCCTGCACGGGGGGCGGCGGGATGGCCCGGATAGATAAGGCTGCGTTCATCGCGTCATCAACACCCTCTTTTTCTCGAAGATCTGCGAGAGCATCCCCTCCAGGATGAGATCCGTTCACATCCCCAGCTTCGCCTCTCTCCCGTCCTCGCCCTCCGGGACGTGGGGGGCGGGAGAATATCTCTTCCGTCTCCGAGAAGGCCTATGCGTCGGAACGGCAAAAGGAACAGCTCTGTCAGCGTTGATCCAGAGATCGAGAACATCACCTGATTGCCACCTTCTCCCGTTTTGATCGATTTAAAACGATGCAGGGAGAAGGGGCCCTCCCCCGTGGGTACGATTGGACCGGGTGTAGTGAAGCCGGAGGGTATCGGCGATATACACCGCAAAAGTGTGAGATCCTGGATTGGACCGGGCTCGTTCCCCAGTGATGGGGACGGATCGCTTCTGCAGTCCGGACGAGGGTCTATCGCACTGCAAGGTGGGGATACTTTGAAATATCGACCACATCTTCTGGAGGCTATCGTACTTAGAGGGAAGGGGGGTCGCGCCCTTATTGCGATAAGGCATGGGTATGTAGAGCGGGTATCGATACCCTTAGCCTGGACCAGGCGTGAACCGCCTTTCCCCCGAGAGCCGTGAGAGAGTCTGCCATCTTGGTGTAGGAAGTATCGCAATGCGGGGAAACCCCCTCCCGTCGGAGTGTGATAAGTCCTGTATAGGGGAGATGAGGATCGGAATAACATTCTCTACACTCTGTAGAGGATTAGACGAACCCCCTTCGCCCGGGATTGGCGGGATGGCTCTCTCTGGTACCTAAGCACTCTATCGCCGTAAATGGAGAGGACTGGGCCTGCGTCTGTTTCTACGATTATCGACATCGACAGAAAGGGCCGTAGCATGGGCGCAATTCGATGCAGAAACAGTCTTCTACAGAGCTCACAAGATAGGTATTTTTAAAGCTAATTAATTTTTATACATTGAGATGGTGTCGATGCAACGGGAAAATATCCTTGCAGTGAGTATCGGCGGGGCACTCTTCCTGATCTATCTCCTCTATTGGCTGCTACGAATGGGCTCGCTGGGTATTCTTGCCGATGCATTTTTCGTTGTCGGATTCGTTGGATTCGGATACCTTATCTGGTTCTATGTGAAGGATCGCTACTCCCTGAAAAAACTGGCTATCTCGATTGTGGGTGGCATCGTCCTGTGCGGTGTCCTGACGCTGGCGATTCTCATCGCAGTCGCCGGAGCGTCTACGATGACCGTTGAAGTATCGACGTATACGATCTCCGTTCAGGGCCTGGCGAAGGCCTAGGGAGGCTTGATCACAACAATCATCGTTCCTATCCCTATGGTAAACGAAAGACTGGTGTTTTCGGATGAAGAGCTGCAGAACCAGATGTTCGGCAGATAGACCTCGACCTTAGTGATGCCTGATGAGGATAAGATGCTCGCATTCCAGACTCAAGACCGGAACCTCACGGATATCCATGCAATATTTTCCAAAGGGGACATCCGCGATGTACGACACGACATTCAATCTGTATGCTTCTCGCCTGTCGTTGATGTGGTCCGGCGGGGGAGAGCATGGGAACGTGCGGCTCCGGGATCCTAGCAGAGCAGTCGACCATGGTCTTCGTGGACGATACCATCCGTTCGATCGATGAGGCTGAT
It encodes:
- the frhA gene encoding coenzyme F420 hydrogenase subunit alpha, producing the protein MSKVVEISPTTRHEGHSKLVLKINDEGIVERGDWLSITPVRGVERLAVGKTMEQVPKIASRVCGICPIAHTLAGVEAMEASIGCEIPRDAYLLRVILQCANRLHSIALHNVLTLPDMYIPGTDAKINPFTKEEPVRSVAKRIQRLREIGQTIGEIAGGEAIHPSNPRVGGMYRNVTPRAKAKMYDLAKEARVLAQEQMEFMIAVLRNYQKRDWAEVGGRQIPIPKDLGYHDQGYMATHPVYGSSSLDENPTWDPDRWMDVRPWDWYMGEVEINYEDPTYPIGGTTKAGTKANPQMEACTGVPLYDGQPVEVGPRARLVKFKNFDEKGTIGQQVARQMEYPDTVYAMIRALDELNPSGRVIADEIPQGDGSLGWAANEAPRGTDVHLARVKDGRVQWYSLLVPTTWNFPTCSRALTGAPWQLAEVVVRGYDPCVSCATHMIVVDEDKRIVARKLIQ
- a CDS encoding PAS domain S-box protein, with protein sequence MDDLLLKLKEILRDHPKGLSVSDISKRLQMNRNSVAKYLDILTMAGHVEMRSYGTAKVFFLSQRVPASALLKYSSAFVAICDRHGKLIQISDNFLQFLAMERDAVVGCNLADHCLPLLSEPPLLARIRDPNFRQEYTYDAALSRGGQELFFRVKLIPTDFDDGSPGTTIVIEDTTAERRYERALRESEERFRAVADLSPFPIAIIDRDGTYLYINPRFTEVFGYTREDVPNGRAWFDRAFPDAGCRKEAISAWIADLASHGVGQTRPRQFAVRCRDGGTKTIVFRPVTLSDGRQYVTYEDITAIRTAEDELRQMVDTMQNIVDFLPDATFVIDSERRVIAWNRAMEDLTGVPRGEMLGRSDYAYAVPFYGSFRPILIDLVDREIPEIERRYRLFRRERGTVIAEGYLKLPHDSRERLLQGKAAPLFESRGKRMGAIQSIRDITSLHGGRRDGPDR